The Novosphingobium kaempferiae genome includes a window with the following:
- a CDS encoding response regulator, whose translation MSNSPALVLLLDDVSAIVEELLTFMELHGIPAVGVSDLDQAVAALEANSAIRVLACDVRLGQESGLSIVSRIRENALLSEREFGYLFITGDQLRPDPALPMPEHLVLTKPVQPQLLISTLNQMLGRISEVSETAGGVR comes from the coding sequence ATGAGCAACAGTCCGGCTTTGGTGCTGCTCCTGGACGACGTGAGCGCGATCGTCGAAGAGCTGCTGACGTTCATGGAGCTTCATGGCATCCCGGCGGTCGGGGTTTCCGATCTCGACCAGGCGGTGGCTGCCCTTGAAGCGAATTCGGCGATCCGTGTCCTCGCCTGCGATGTGCGGCTGGGGCAGGAATCCGGCCTGTCCATCGTCTCGCGGATCCGCGAGAACGCGCTGCTGAGCGAGCGCGAATTCGGCTACCTCTTCATCACCGGCGACCAGCTGCGACCGGACCCTGCGCTGCCGATGCCGGAGCATCTGGTGCTGACCAAGCCCGTCCAGCCGCAACTGCTGATTTCCACCCTGAACCAGATGCTTGGCCGCATCAGCGAAGTATCGGAAACCGCGGGGGGCGTGCGATGA
- a CDS encoding sensor histidine kinase has product MKPNEITQRDIDKWTRCTPTTQLCRPTESGAQQNCGNIDEREALQIFDTIAAKARLADLGEQSSALAHELRQPLFSIAIANENLRMMLALGDMMQPQLVKAVERISEQVQRAQTIIDHTLAYASGQSRGVVSADLGLAARNAVRFLKPLFDATGIEVDDRHAQVRGEVALCQIEAEQVFVNILRNAAESIETRRDAGWQGAGRIAIHIFTENGKVQCCVADNGAGLSKDQAKSAFQPFFTTKPRVGTGLGLHICRQVIGKIGGEVALVPGETEGARVEIELPLLETA; this is encoded by the coding sequence ATGAAACCCAACGAGATCACCCAGCGCGACATCGACAAGTGGACGCGCTGCACGCCGACCACCCAGCTCTGCCGCCCGACCGAAAGCGGCGCGCAGCAGAACTGCGGCAACATCGACGAGCGCGAGGCGCTCCAGATTTTCGACACGATCGCCGCCAAGGCGCGGCTTGCCGATCTGGGCGAGCAGAGTTCCGCCCTGGCGCATGAACTGCGCCAGCCGCTGTTCTCGATCGCCATCGCCAACGAGAACCTGCGCATGATGCTCGCGCTCGGCGACATGATGCAGCCGCAGCTCGTCAAGGCGGTGGAGCGCATCTCCGAACAGGTGCAGCGCGCGCAGACGATCATCGACCACACGCTCGCTTACGCTTCGGGCCAGAGCCGCGGCGTCGTGAGCGCCGATCTGGGCCTCGCGGCGCGCAACGCGGTGCGATTCCTGAAGCCCCTGTTCGACGCGACCGGGATCGAGGTGGACGACCGCCATGCGCAGGTGCGCGGCGAGGTCGCCCTCTGCCAGATCGAGGCGGAGCAGGTCTTCGTGAACATCCTGCGCAACGCGGCGGAGAGCATCGAGACCCGGCGCGACGCGGGCTGGCAGGGCGCCGGTCGCATCGCGATCCACATTTTCACCGAAAACGGCAAGGTCCAGTGCTGCGTGGCCGACAATGGCGCGGGTCTCTCGAAGGATCAGGCCAAGTCCGCATTCCAGCCGTTCTTCACCACCAAGCCGCGCGTCGGCACGGGCCTGGGGCTGCATATCTGCCGTCAGGTCATCGGCAAGATCGGCGGCGAAGTCGCGCTCGTACCGGGTGAGACCGAAGGTGCGCGGGTGGAGATCGAACTGCCGCTGCTCGAAACGGCGTAA
- the cpaB gene encoding Flp pilus assembly protein CpaB, translating into MRLGSKAKLTIAVGMVAAATFGFLGVRELGRSAKPKAASVPGLIAGTSQAAGIVLATTTRDVRIGETITADMIRNTAFDPSRFPGAATPAEVVGRVATRDIKANTLIPREALQQEGKLAIRVPVGMRAISIDTTAEIAVAGLVRPGDRVDVQVVYPGEDAIGGARGNGRSRSTTLLQLVPVLAVGEVVVGEAVKDGVTGAVSAPPPPARNVTLALSPQQVSELSLAKSTGALYLSLRNPEDKQEVATAQVASILETPSATARPAPAFAAALPPRAAAAPPAPQPRRAAPAPHAIELVVGGNREVIYSGSGAK; encoded by the coding sequence ATGCGCCTCGGTTCGAAAGCGAAGCTGACGATTGCCGTCGGAATGGTCGCTGCGGCGACATTCGGCTTTCTCGGCGTTCGCGAACTAGGACGATCTGCCAAGCCGAAGGCGGCCTCGGTGCCCGGTCTCATCGCCGGGACATCGCAGGCGGCGGGCATCGTGCTCGCTACCACCACGCGGGATGTGCGGATCGGGGAGACGATCACGGCCGACATGATCCGCAATACTGCCTTCGATCCTTCCCGCTTTCCGGGTGCGGCGACCCCCGCCGAGGTGGTCGGTCGTGTCGCCACGCGCGACATCAAGGCCAACACGCTCATCCCGCGCGAGGCATTGCAGCAGGAAGGCAAGCTGGCGATCCGCGTGCCGGTGGGCATGCGCGCGATCAGCATCGACACCACGGCGGAGATCGCCGTTGCCGGACTGGTGCGACCGGGTGACCGCGTGGACGTGCAGGTCGTCTATCCCGGCGAGGACGCCATCGGCGGCGCACGCGGCAACGGTCGCAGTCGCTCCACCACACTGCTGCAACTGGTGCCGGTGCTTGCGGTGGGCGAGGTCGTCGTCGGCGAGGCGGTCAAGGACGGCGTGACCGGCGCGGTATCCGCGCCGCCGCCGCCCGCGCGCAACGTGACGCTGGCGCTGAGCCCGCAGCAGGTGTCGGAGCTCTCGCTCGCGAAGAGCACCGGCGCGCTCTACCTTTCCCTGCGCAATCCGGAAGACAAGCAGGAAGTCGCGACTGCGCAGGTCGCCTCCATTCTCGAGACTCCTTCGGCGACGGCAAGGCCGGCGCCGGCGTTCGCCGCCGCGCTACCCCCTCGCGCGGCGGCGGCGCCACCGGCTCCACAGCCGCGTCGGGCGGCTCCTGCCCCGCATGCGATCGAACTGGTCGTCGGCGGCAATCGCGAAGTCATCTATTCGGGGAGTGGGGCCAAGTGA
- a CDS encoding type II and III secretion system protein family protein, whose protein sequence is MKSLIATGLFACAAPIALVPTMAAAQDQRSLQVDEARTLTFTRSIGRVEVSRDNVIGVSSPTAQSLRVTGQGAGDASLNVYAADGTMIGQTLFHVDPPAPVYSTGAGPLRPGEKVVAVDVQFAAVSSSTLKALGFSFAKLSGDIQGALVPSSSLNGYSFSTGGTGGTPVRPGLSVDASAPIQSAFNLFLSAPNRGIGAVLSALSSNGLSQLLAQPTLLVRSGEQASFLAGGEFPVPVPQSSGGNTNAISIQYKEFGVRLSVTPYVLSESNIVLKLAPEVSELDYNNGVQLQGYVVPGIRRRSTETTVELGSGQSFVIAGLNYSNSSVTKDKVPFLGDLPVLGAFFKRQQNQKERQELIIVATPRLVEPEAVKPMLATANKPVDPSIGQMIVGNDGVEQGIRNFGVVRR, encoded by the coding sequence GTGAAAAGCCTGATCGCAACCGGGCTGTTCGCCTGCGCCGCACCGATCGCGCTGGTGCCGACCATGGCCGCCGCGCAGGACCAGCGGTCCCTGCAGGTGGATGAGGCCCGCACGCTGACGTTCACTCGCTCGATTGGTCGGGTCGAGGTGAGCCGCGACAACGTGATCGGCGTATCGTCGCCCACCGCGCAATCGCTGCGCGTGACCGGGCAGGGCGCCGGCGACGCGTCGCTCAACGTCTATGCGGCGGACGGCACGATGATCGGCCAGACGCTGTTCCACGTCGATCCGCCCGCGCCCGTCTACTCGACCGGAGCCGGACCGCTGCGACCGGGTGAGAAGGTCGTCGCGGTGGACGTGCAGTTCGCGGCGGTGTCGTCCTCGACGCTCAAGGCGCTGGGCTTCAGCTTCGCCAAGCTCTCCGGGGACATCCAGGGGGCGCTGGTGCCGTCGTCCAGTCTCAACGGCTATTCTTTCAGCACGGGGGGCACGGGCGGCACGCCGGTAAGGCCGGGGCTGAGCGTAGATGCCTCCGCGCCGATCCAGAGCGCGTTCAACCTCTTCCTGTCGGCGCCAAACCGCGGCATCGGCGCGGTATTGAGCGCTTTGTCGTCCAACGGGCTCTCGCAGCTTCTCGCGCAGCCGACGCTGCTGGTGCGTTCGGGCGAACAGGCTAGCTTCCTTGCCGGTGGCGAGTTCCCGGTGCCGGTGCCGCAGTCCAGCGGCGGCAACACCAACGCGATCTCGATCCAGTACAAGGAATTCGGCGTGCGCCTTTCGGTGACGCCCTATGTGCTGAGCGAGAGCAACATCGTCCTCAAGCTCGCGCCGGAAGTCAGCGAGCTGGACTACAACAACGGCGTCCAGCTTCAGGGCTACGTGGTGCCGGGCATCCGCCGCCGCTCCACCGAGACGACCGTGGAGCTGGGCAGCGGGCAGAGCTTCGTGATCGCCGGGCTCAACTACTCGAACAGCTCGGTCACCAAGGACAAGGTGCCGTTCCTCGGCGACCTGCCGGTGCTGGGGGCCTTCTTCAAGCGCCAGCAGAACCAGAAGGAGCGCCAGGAGCTCATCATCGTCGCGACGCCGCGGCTGGTGGAGCCCGAGGCGGTGAAGCCGATGCTGGCGACGGCGAACAAGCCGGTCGATCCCAGCATCGGGCAGATGATCGTCGGCAACGACGGCGTCGAACAGGGCATCAGGAACTTCGGCGTGGTGAGGCGCTGA
- a CDS encoding AAA family ATPase, which translates to MARIHLLSIDRALAQRISDAMGAHVTVEMAQSLDEAEFDGPGIVVIDHASIPAERAMASVIAEVAQAAPGRAVVLATEDMYAGHVLQAIRSGATDVLPRGAVASEVSEILSRVLNTSLASQGRLGRFTLVLGTDRDATAVLATDMALAYSLDGASTLLIDCTLPSSTAEAYLDLKVDYGLASAISDIDRMDASLLSDALAHHDRSGLTLLTLDGGTGAEPVGIGPADIVGLIQLLRASCNHVVLCGGSLRNGGLLRELASQAQSVEVVCSQSIRELDATRRLLDRVAIDTASAQRLRLLVWEHDPRILLDGRRMADALDIDTVLGIPVDRVQQRNALNAGRPMMTERDGGTYAQAVRRACGISSQAKGASFGIDRMRKAILRSVERTA; encoded by the coding sequence ATGGCACGCATCCATCTTCTCTCGATCGACCGCGCGCTGGCGCAGCGCATCTCGGACGCCATGGGCGCCCACGTCACTGTCGAGATGGCCCAGTCGCTCGACGAGGCCGAGTTCGACGGCCCGGGCATCGTCGTGATCGACCATGCCTCGATCCCCGCCGAGCGCGCGATGGCATCGGTCATCGCCGAAGTCGCGCAGGCGGCTCCGGGCCGCGCGGTGGTGCTCGCCACTGAGGACATGTACGCGGGCCACGTCCTTCAGGCGATCCGCTCCGGCGCGACCGATGTGCTGCCGCGCGGCGCGGTGGCCTCGGAAGTGAGCGAGATCCTCTCGCGCGTGCTCAACACTTCGCTGGCGAGCCAGGGGAGGCTGGGCCGCTTCACCCTCGTCCTCGGCACCGACCGTGACGCGACCGCCGTACTGGCGACCGACATGGCGCTCGCCTACAGCCTCGACGGCGCATCGACGCTGCTGATCGACTGCACCCTGCCGAGCAGCACGGCCGAGGCCTACCTCGACCTCAAGGTGGACTACGGCCTCGCCTCGGCGATCTCCGACATCGACCGCATGGACGCGAGCCTGCTGTCCGATGCGCTGGCGCATCACGACCGCAGCGGGCTGACCCTGCTGACGCTTGACGGCGGCACCGGGGCGGAGCCTGTCGGCATCGGTCCGGCGGACATCGTCGGCCTGATCCAGCTGCTGCGGGCGAGTTGCAACCACGTCGTCCTGTGCGGCGGATCCCTGCGTAACGGCGGGCTGCTGCGCGAACTCGCCTCGCAGGCGCAGAGCGTCGAGGTTGTGTGCAGCCAGTCGATCCGCGAGCTTGACGCCACCCGCCGCCTGCTCGACCGCGTGGCCATCGACACCGCTAGCGCACAGCGCCTGCGCCTGCTGGTGTGGGAGCACGATCCGCGCATCCTGCTCGACGGTCGCCGCATGGCCGATGCGCTCGACATCGACACCGTGCTCGGTATCCCGGTCGACCGCGTGCAGCAGCGCAACGCGCTGAACGCCGGACGACCGATGATGACCGAGCGGGATGGCGGCACTTACGCGCAGGCCGTGCGGCGCGCCTGCGGGATCTCGTCGCAGGCCAAGGGCGCCAGCTTCGGGATCGACCGCATGCGCAAGGCAATCCTGCGTTCGGTGGAGCGCACCGCATGA
- a CDS encoding CpaF family protein yields the protein MSLLTNDFVPGEGGEPEPKRKAAIAQPAAQRMSDSYQAVKALTCAQVIEQLETQGSTADGLDRRTLRSEIEQVINSRSRRGQLALNSAERLLLIEDVEDEVVGLGPIAPLLRDSTIDDIIVNGANTIYAERSGVLERVETRFRDDAHLMNIIQRIVGPIGRRVDEATPFVDARLPDGSRVNIVIPPIALDGPLVSIRKFRLQALSVEDCVSGGVMSPAMAAFLTSAVRSRLNILICGGTGAGKSTLLNVLSSCISNKERLVTIEDAAELQLRQEHVVRLETRPPNVDGSREVSARDLVRNALRMRPDRIILGEVRGVEAVEMLQAMSTGHDGSMATLHANTPRDALSRLEMLLGFAGQQNDVRAVRRFVANSIHVIVNIQRLANGSRRITSVAEVTGVEGEAYTLNELFHFEENPPMSGEGLHRTMSPRPYHVARLKDYAAPTLDKATGAVGHGEATAW from the coding sequence ATGAGCCTGCTCACCAACGATTTCGTGCCCGGAGAGGGCGGCGAGCCGGAGCCCAAGCGCAAGGCCGCCATCGCGCAGCCCGCCGCGCAGCGCATGAGCGACAGCTACCAGGCGGTGAAGGCGCTGACCTGCGCGCAGGTGATCGAGCAGCTGGAGACGCAGGGCTCCACCGCCGACGGGCTGGACCGGCGCACGCTGCGCAGCGAGATCGAGCAGGTCATCAACAGCCGCAGCCGTCGCGGCCAGCTCGCGCTCAACAGCGCCGAGCGGCTGCTGCTGATCGAGGACGTCGAGGACGAGGTCGTCGGCCTCGGCCCCATCGCGCCGCTGCTGCGCGACAGCACCATCGACGACATCATCGTCAACGGCGCCAACACCATCTACGCCGAGCGCTCGGGCGTGCTGGAACGGGTCGAGACGCGCTTCCGCGACGACGCGCACCTCATGAACATCATCCAGCGCATCGTCGGCCCCATCGGCCGCCGCGTGGACGAGGCGACGCCCTTCGTCGATGCGCGCCTGCCGGACGGCTCGCGCGTCAACATCGTCATCCCGCCGATCGCGCTCGACGGCCCGCTGGTCTCGATCCGCAAGTTCCGCCTTCAGGCGCTCAGCGTCGAGGACTGCGTGAGCGGCGGCGTCATGAGCCCGGCGATGGCCGCGTTCCTGACGAGCGCGGTGCGTTCGCGCCTCAACATCCTGATCTGCGGCGGCACCGGCGCGGGCAAGTCCACGCTGCTCAACGTGCTGTCGAGCTGCATCAGCAACAAGGAACGCCTCGTCACCATCGAGGACGCGGCCGAGCTGCAACTGCGACAGGAGCACGTCGTCCGGCTGGAGACGCGCCCGCCCAATGTCGACGGCAGCCGCGAGGTGAGTGCGCGCGATCTCGTCCGCAACGCCCTGCGCATGCGGCCCGACCGCATCATCCTGGGTGAGGTGCGCGGCGTCGAGGCGGTGGAGATGCTGCAGGCGATGTCCACCGGCCACGACGGCTCGATGGCGACGCTCCATGCCAACACCCCGCGCGACGCGCTGTCGCGCCTCGAAATGCTGCTGGGCTTTGCCGGTCAGCAGAACGACGTGCGCGCGGTGCGCCGCTTCGTTGCCAACTCGATCCACGTCATCGTCAACATCCAGCGCCTCGCCAACGGCTCGCGCCGGATCACCTCGGTCGCCGAAGTGACCGGGGTGGAGGGCGAGGCCTACACGCTCAACGAACTGTTCCACTTCGAGGAAAATCCGCCGATGTCGGGCGAGGGGCTGCATCGCACGATG